Below is a window of Impatiens glandulifera chromosome 2, dImpGla2.1, whole genome shotgun sequence DNA.
ttaaaaaacacccCCCTAACTCAATCATGGTTTTGGACATTCCACGGCTATTTGTGGAACAGGGCCAGTACTGACGGCGACGGTCGGCAACGCCGGTTTTTGCATTTCTATGTCGTTTTCTTCAGTAATTGCCGGCAGCATATGGCTGTTTCCGGCGTCTGAAATCACTTTAACCGGTTCAAGGATTGAATTTAATTCCATCTCCTTTTCTTTGTACTCCTTAAACTTTCCCCACAGTACGGCGTATAATCCTATCACGATCAGAACAGAGCCCAGAATTCTGCAGACAGATCGATCATAGtgacaaaatcattaataaagattcaatttttatactttataccTAATATCTTGAATTGGGTCTCGAAAAATTTACTTACCCTCCAAGGAAGATTTTCTCGGCGAGGATGAAAGAACCCATGATTGCTACAATGATCATCATCAATGGACTGAAAGCTGTCACAAAAACTGGCCCTCTTTTCTCCATAACCAATCCTTGAACGTAATAAGCAATGCTTGATGACACAATACCCTGTTGATGATTTTCATAAGATCATCGATCGTGTAATTAATTAAGCCAAATGATTTGAAACAGAGAAAGGGAGATAGATCTTACAGCATAGGCTGCGGCGAGAAGATTCATGTCGAATCCGATAGCCCAAGCGGAGGGTTTATGTTCCATGACCAAAGTAACAGCGATTGATTGCAGAGTACCAAGGAAAACCACCATGGCCGTGAGAGAAAGCTGAGCAGTGTATTTTCTCATAGTGATCGCCTGAAGAATGAAGAAAGCAGCCCAAGCAAGAGTAGCTAGAATTAGAATGACAGAACCCTTCACCCAATCCTTGTCGGCGGCTGCAGCCACGGCAGCAGAGGTCGCCTCAATTGTTCTGTTTTCCGACCAGATCAAGTTGATGACATGTCCTTTGTAAAATGTCATTAACATTGCCCCTGCAACCGTCAGTACTGTTCCAGCCACCTTAGCTTGGCTTATCACTTTCTTAATGTTTATCTTCTCCATCctataatcataataatatttaagaatctcaattttataaaaaaaatatttattaaaaaccgACTTATTACCTGCATATGACGGCCATGACAAAGGTCATCGCCGGAAGCATGTTACTAATGGCGCACGAAAAAGTTGGGGAGGTGTATTTCAATCCGGCATAGTAGAAATTTTGATCAATCACTGGCCTATAAGTTATGTGACATACATtaattatcatcaaaatattggTAAGtagaaaatgaaaaggaaaaacaTGTATAGTAATTAAGTAGTATACATACCCTAGAATTCCCAAGGCAAACATTTGCATGAAAATGGTGAAAGTGATCTTGGGGCGAACCTTCCTCTCGAG
It encodes the following:
- the LOC124926325 gene encoding WAT1-related protein At5g07050-like → MEGKGSSSFERAKPYIAMICLQFGYAGMNIISKVSLNRGMSHYVLVVYRHAFATLVIAPFAIVLERKVRPKITFTIFMQMFALGILGPVIDQNFYYAGLKYTSPTFSCAISNMLPAMTFVMAVICRMEKINIKKVISQAKVAGTVLTVAGAMLMTFYKGHVINLIWSENRTIEATSAAVAAAADKDWVKGSVILILATLAWAAFFILQAITMRKYTAQLSLTAMVVFLGTLQSIAVTLVMEHKPSAWAIGFDMNLLAAAYAGIVSSSIAYYVQGLVMEKRGPVFVTAFSPLMMIIVAIMGSFILAEKIFLGGILGSVLIVIGLYAVLWGKFKEYKEKEMELNSILEPVKVISDAGNSHMLPAITEENDIEMQKPALPTVAVSTGPVPQIAVECPKP